One Paenibacillus crassostreae DNA segment encodes these proteins:
- a CDS encoding FAD:protein FMN transferase — protein sequence MYRWSKVVAIVVTLSLLLLGCQSGGNNTAIHYEKYSGSFYDSFNTLTQFVAYTKSEEEFQQYYDQAHERFIELHQFYDIYNDYEGINNIKTINDHAGIEPVKVDRAIIDLILFSKKWAEQIGSDTNIAMGSVLQIWHDYREAGIDDPMNAMLPPIEKLMMAAEHIDLDQVIVDTDNNTVYLADQQMSLNVGAVAKGYATEIVANELMAEGLLSGMISAGGNVRAIHKPLDNVRERWGVGLQNPDKFIAVEEDNLLDTIFVDNASVVSSGDYQRYYVVDGETVHHLIDPKTLMPGQYYRAVTIVTEDSGVADFLSTATFLLPFEESKALIESLEDVEAVWVMPDGTVKATDGMEKIMKSHGATGAKSE from the coding sequence ATACTGCTATCCATTATGAAAAGTATAGTGGCAGTTTCTATGATAGTTTTAATACGCTAACGCAGTTCGTTGCTTATACTAAGAGCGAAGAAGAATTTCAACAATACTATGATCAAGCGCATGAACGTTTCATAGAGTTGCACCAATTCTATGATATTTATAATGATTATGAGGGTATAAATAATATAAAGACAATTAATGATCATGCAGGAATTGAACCTGTCAAAGTAGATAGAGCCATTATTGATCTAATTCTGTTCTCGAAGAAATGGGCTGAGCAAATTGGTTCAGATACGAATATCGCTATGGGTTCCGTTCTTCAGATTTGGCATGATTATCGTGAAGCGGGTATCGATGATCCAATGAATGCGATGTTACCTCCGATAGAAAAACTCATGATGGCGGCAGAACATATAGATCTTGATCAAGTCATCGTAGATACTGATAATAATACTGTGTATTTGGCTGATCAACAGATGAGTCTTAATGTTGGAGCCGTTGCCAAGGGATATGCTACAGAAATTGTAGCCAATGAATTAATGGCTGAGGGATTATTATCTGGGATGATCAGTGCTGGCGGTAATGTTCGTGCTATCCACAAACCTCTTGATAATGTCCGTGAGCGATGGGGAGTAGGATTACAGAATCCGGATAAGTTTATCGCAGTGGAAGAAGATAATCTATTGGATACCATTTTTGTTGATAATGCTTCTGTCGTTAGTAGTGGGGATTATCAAAGATATTACGTTGTGGATGGGGAGACTGTCCATCATTTGATCGACCCCAAGACGTTGATGCCCGGACAATATTATCGCGCTGTAACGATTGTGACGGAAGATTCAGGCGTAGCAGATTTCTTGTCGACAGCTACATTTCTCTTGCCATTTGAGGAGAGTAAGGCACTCATAGAAAGTCTAGAAGATGTAGAAGCGGTCTGGGTGATGCCAGACGGAACAGTTAAAGCGACCGATGGAATGGAAAAGATAATGAAAAGTCATGGTGCCACAGGAGCTAAATCAGAATAA